TTCTTGAACATGCCAGCCTGGTTCTCTTCCACCGATGTTTCCTGTTTGATAGTCAGTTCGGAAGTATTGGCGTGCTGCTCCAATCCACTTGAACAACCAAGACTAGAGGTAGAGCTCTGAGTGCAGGAGGAAAAGGACAGAGAATTCGATCCAGAAGTGTGGGAGATGAATCTTATTTCTTGCTGTTGTTTTGTGTTTGAAGACTCTGGTTGATCATTCTGCTTCAGCACTGTCGAATAAGAGGTAGTGCCCATTAAATCTTTATCCGACCATGCACCTTTGGTGAAGTTTTCATATAGGGAGCTAAATTGGAAGGCTCCTTCAGCACCATGGACGGAGTCAATAACCACTTGCAATTTTTTCAAGGAGTGGCCAACTTTCTTTATCTTTCGTGAAGGCCAACGGGAAATTCCATGTTGCCTGCATATCCTTTTCAAGGTAGTAGGGCACACTGAAATACGGGGTGTGAAGAGAGCCACTTCAGTTACAATTATTTGTATGGGAAAAAAGTCCAAAGATAAAAGACATAGGATAGACTACTGAAGACCCATGGCTAGATGTCAGACAGGTTGGTCACATTATTGGCCTTTTGcatttaattagataaatattaGTAGATGCATGTACAAGTGTATAACAATGTTAAGCTCAATACTATCGCAAAATGGCTTGCTATCTTAAAACAAGCTTGAAGCTAATCATATAAAGTCAACCTTCTAAAGAATATGCCATATACGTACGTGCGTGTGCGTCACACGATGCTTTCATCTACTGTCTGGTCAAAATGTTCTTATTTTGCTATAGGCTTCAGTGAGCTATGCCCTTATTCATTCAACAAAAAAGTTGGCTATGCCCGTAAACTTCGTTTGGTTGTGGTATAAGCATAATTTGCATAACAGGCCAAATTCACATTTAGAGTTGTTCAAGCATGCAGTATAATGTACAGGTTACACGCAAAAGAGTCATGTTTACCTCCAAGGCTCCTAGCAGCGTCTTTTAGACAACCAGCAAAGTGCTTCTGAATATCTTGCAGACCTATAGCCTTCTCTGTCTTAGACCGCCTCTTCTCCGTTGATTTCTCCAAATTCAAAAAGCTCGTTTTGCGAACAAAAGCACTTGTATGATCAGCTGAATTTTTAAGTGAATCTTCGCGATGCTGCTTCAACTCAGAAAAGATCTTCCCAGCCGGCAATACCATCTCTGACCGGCCCCATTCGGTCATAACACTATTGTTACTGATTTCAAAATTCCCCCCCCCCCTTTTCTGGGAATCCGTAAATGTCGTAATCCATGACGAATCCTCCCCAAAAACTCCTATAGTGGGAGTTCCTACGGGAACAATATTGCTCTCATCGTTTGGCTCGACTCTTTCAAATAACATATCAGTAGGAGTTGGATATGTTGGAGTTAGTTCATATAGCAAAGCTTCAGCCTCCAACTCGTTGGCAGTGACCACTCTTAAACTCTGGCAAACTTGTTGTATTGTGATGGACAAAGAATTAAGAATCAGCTTCTGCTCTTCACTTCCCACACAATCGACGGGCAAAAAGAACTCCAACACAAAGTCTGCATTTCCCGTGTGAATGCTTCTCAATCTTATTGCCACTGCAGCcttcaaattaaaaagtttagcATGATGTGAAAGAGGATATACTACTTTGTCATAGGCAGTTATATCTTCTGAGAAACATGGCTGATTTGTCATAAATGCTCGGCCTGCGACCCCTTGACCTCTAAATAAGTGGTGCTCAGCGCATGCTTCATGAAAACCAAGCATGCTAGGATTACGGACATAGCAGGCATCGTCGACGGTGGATATGCAGTCTTTGTAGGTTTCATCGGAGTGGCGGCTTCCCCTTTTTCCTTGTTGAATGCAAGAAATCCACGTTTGGGCTAATGGGAGTCTGTGATTGTCGCAAACTGCTCTTAGCACTCTTTGAATCTCTGGTATAACGGTTCGGTACGAGTTATTACTTACCTGAGAAAGAAGCATCAGTTGTTACCGATAAAAGAGTTGAAGTGGAATTTTATGCTTTTGAGGGTGTAAAAACTTTTGAAAACTCACTTTTTTGCTTCGGAAAGTTGATACTTCAGAACTCCGCAGATCCACCGACTGCAAGAAGAGATTGGTTagctttggaaaaaaaataatttttgggaAAAAGGTACGATATATGGACATTAAATGAAGAAGGTCACTCAAAGGAGTAGTAAAATTTTGTAAAGCAGATTATGAATTCCTGCCTTCATAGAGAAAtacaaattttttgaaaagaacCAGAACCGGAAAGAATTAAATAAGTTTCTGGTACCCAAACATTAGGTAGAGTCAAATAAGGTGAAATGCATTGGAACACAAAAGGATGAGATCTTCAATATgtacaaaaaattacaaaagcgAAACAAATTACCTTTGACAAATTTAAGGCTCTTTAAGTAATAAAAACGGAGAGAACAAACACTTGAGGAATAGAACTTCACAAATACCAAAACAGGAAACGCACCTGAAGAGCATTGCAGATGCTCTCGACATCATAACCATAATTTATCTTCTGAATGGTCGTCACCAACTCAACCACTCCTAAGCACGAACGATCATGCCTCTCAAAGATCGGAAGCGCTATCGTTCCACGAACATCATAATACTTGGCATGATCCACACGCGGATACTCATAGTCGTTAAAGTACCTCACATCGGGCGTCCACTCGGGCACCTTCCCCACGAAAACCCGACCGGGCAATCCCAGCGGCTCGTAAGCGTACTCATCAGCCGAGAAGTGGTAATTCACTGAAACAGACCGGAAATTCCTGAGGCGCTGGCAGCTCGAATCGAGCGAGAAAGGTCGGCCGCGTGTCGTAAGAACCGGCCTGTTTTCTAGCAATGTTGGAGCCCATATCTGGACAAGGAAATCGCCGTCTTTTTGAGAATCCTTAATGTAATTCAGCGCACTGATCAATCTATCTTCGACTGTAACAACAGGACCCCTTGGTATAAAGGACAAGTTGATGCTTGTTTCTGATCTGGGTCTCCTCAGAATCAATTCATTCGAACTCGTCGAAGGAATTGTTTCTATCCAAGTCCAAGCATCCTCTGAAGCTAATAAATTGGAAGAGAAAGTTGACCTTTCCGTGTCGTCTCCGGTATCGGGTTCTCGGAGGATTGGATTCGAGCTGGCATTGCTGGCATCGAAAGGAGGCGAAAAACCGGAAGAACAAAAAGGGCTTGCCAGGGAAGCACTTCCCGGCTGCGAGAGATCGAAGCAGTCGAAGCACTGCGCTGCTAGCAATTCATCCATGAGGAGATCTAAACCCTCTGCAGAATCAGAGAAGGCCCGCCGTCCCCGTAAGCCCTCGGCCCGAACGGCTTCTTCCATTAGCAAATATATATCTTCAAGATCTCATCGGACAAAAATCGATTGTGACGAGATCTTACacaagagggggaaaaaaaaaaaacatagatataaatggagagagagaaagagagggggggagagctTAAATTTGGAATCCCTACTCTGAGGAGAAAGGAACAAGCcacgaggaaaaaaaaaaaaaaaaaaaaaaaaaaaaaaaaaaagcaaaaaaagttACATCACTTTCTGATGATTATTCcaatatgttttttaaaaaacttttaaactgTTTCTCCCTCAATCGATAGAACAGTAGATTTCTCTCACCTGTGTTTTGTGTGTGTCTGCTCTCTTATTAATTCCTCTCAAATGACCCACCAAGAATCTCTAGCTATTCAAAGATGCCGCCTCGCAAGAAACCCTTCCTTATACATAGGATTTCAATTGAGGAATCTCAAGTAGGTGTTGTCGGTTGCTACCACCAATCCACCGCTCGTGTTTGGTAAAAAGGATAGAATCTCTTCTCTCCCCCGATAGAGAGGGGGTCCCACCATTTTTGCTATGACCAAAGTCAACCTCCCAGAAGATGATGAGTCTGAACCTCTTTAGAGAGGAAAGTCTCATCTGAGGGGTAAAATGGGAAGTCTAAGGATAAACTATTGCTTCTTCGATGGAGGTGTCCACCACATCACATATTCACATGAGAAGCGGCATCCTAAACATACTTTATAATTAGAAAGAGACTTTTACTTATGAGTCCGGTATTTagtgtttataaattttttatcgttaAATCTACGTCTTTGATTATTTAATCATTCGTTAGATTGTACTATTAAACCGAcgactcactcaatcctagaggccCCACATcctcctaaccgcatatctcttaatccaatgatcaaaaatctataaacaccaataacttggtgcttttaaaagcatatgagCTGAATTCTTTACTTATATACCTCTAacttctattaaaatttttaaaagagaaaactttaaataccatccctataatttcctttttttttattatagtaccttatggtttaaaatgtatcaatttagtatcccgtagtttctttttctctttttattattcttttcactatgttttttgttaaatcaataacaaagttaaaactaaaaggtgttaaagtaaatattcgataaatttcggtggggtatctaaagttttttgtatatagtttaacgaaatgttaacggaggagctgatgataagaaaaaaaatgaaactatatatatgatactaaattgatacactttaaatcatagggtactaaagcgagaaagtgcgaaatcactagggtggtatttgaagtttatccttttaaaatttatcgcGCAATACTCAAAATATACTTCTAAAACCCATTCTTATTAGTAAATTGTAGAGGACaaaagaatatttgagaattcttttaaaaaaatatcaaggCTAGTAGTTTGATCATTCAagtataaataagatatttgtaaagttttaaagcgtatattaagtattatcccaaatagaaaaattctttggatctctctccctcaataaaaaaaaaaaaaaaaactcccctCTAAAATGGTTATTATATTGGCAATTTCACACTGCATATGCATGCATAAGTTAATTAAAAGTCCTCATAACAGCTTACATTTGGGAGTTTTATCGAaatattctttattatttacaCGTGTGTACTTACCTAAAATAAACTATTAAATGTGATCTGCAGTCGAAAACTTCTACTTTTGAAACTAATAGATTTGAGAAATATATTACCAAATTATCAAGTGATTGCGAAGATCAACCGTGGAGAAAGAACCGCCTTTTGTGGTATAAAACTATAGCCAATAATCCACATGTGAACTTTAGATTCTAGAGAAGGGTCTAACAAAAACTATTCAATAGTGAACCAGGCTCAGGCAatgttttttctattattttgcgGGGAAAAGTGTGGGCACGCAAGGAAAGGAAGTGATGAGTAGTTAAATTTTCTGTGTCATGAAGGGGTCCACGAACAAAAAAGTTGAGATTCTTCTTGCGAAGATGCATGGGGAtctttaaattgaaggatccccCTCAACTCTCTCTCAGCTTAGTTTGATTTAGTGTATCACAACAGTGGAGTTTTTGTTAGGAGACATGCATATCCATCTTTAGCTTATCACAGGAAAAGGGCTTGTCGTGGCATTAAAATAGAGCAAAagggggctttttttgcaaatagccccttcacaaaattttatttttaaattggccatattaaaaatttatttgtaaaaatgatcatgtccctgccacgcaagcgtcacgtcagcaccacgcgggCGAGACAGGACTTtcagttgaatacggtgaatggttcactctgtccaatacaaatatcatattagacacggtgaaccattcaccgtgttcaatactaATATATCCTTAGCCAAAAAATGACTAAGAgatagttgtattggacacggtgaatcattcaccgtgtcattcaccgtgtccaatacaattAACTCagcttagccaatttttggctaagtggggatgtttgtattggacacggtgaatggttcaccgtgtccaatatgatatttgtattggacacgatgaaccattcaccgtgttcaacttaaactcctGCCCCGCCCGAGTGGCGCtaacgtggcgcttgcgtggtaGGAGCAgtgccatttttgtaaataaatttttgatagacctaattttaaaataaaattttatcagaggactatttgtaaaaaaaaccaagcaaaagggGGTGGGGCTTCACATGGTGGCCCAAATGTATAGGCTTTATTTAAGATTCTGTGGAATCCACAAAACCTTCCCCCTAAtctcaaaaagaaagaggaaactGTGGATCACCTGTTCGTCCGGTGCGTTTTTACCAAGTTTATCATTGTAATGGGGATAGACGGCGTGCAAACACATGATCTGGGGGACGTTGTGAACCTAGTTTGGGACAGATGGTCGGCTAGGAAAAGCTTTCATACGAAAAAAAACAATCTAACTGAGTTAGTTGGCTGTTGGTGGATCGTTTGGAGGGTCAGAAATAACTTTATCTTTAGAAAAACCCAGCCGAGCCCAGAAATGGCGGTCCGCAATCTCAATCAGCTGGTGAAGGAGTGGGACTCACTGCTCCCAAcctaagtgtgtgtgtgtgttttcttttgttttttttttttttttttctaggggCCCGAGCTGCCCCACTCTTGTAGCCTAGTTNgataaacttcaaaaactaCTCATGCAGTCATAcgattttacacttttttactttaataccctatgatttaaaggtatcaagttagtatcctgtatttttatttttttcttttcatcagcTCATCCGTTagtatttcgttaaattatatacaaaaaatttcagatatgccacctaggtttatcgaatatttattttagtaccatttagttttaattttgtcaccgatttaacgaaaaattctagtaaaatgataataaaaataaaataaaatcacatagtactaaattgatatactttaaaccacatagtactaaaatgagaaagtacgaaaccacatgggtggtatttgaagtttttctttttttttttagttttggataaactttaaataccacccatgtggtttcgcactttcttactttagtaccatgtggtttaaagt
This genomic window from Ananas comosus cultivar F153 linkage group 3, ASM154086v1, whole genome shotgun sequence contains:
- the LOC109707682 gene encoding protein NLP1-like, with the translated sequence MEEAVRAEGLRGRRAFSDSAEGLDLLMDELLAAQCFDCFDLSQPGSASLASPFCSSGFSPPFDASNASSNPILREPDTGDDTERSTFSSNLLASEDAWTWIETIPSTSSNELILRRPRSETSINLSFIPRGPVVTVEDRLISALNYIKDSQKDGDFLVQIWAPTLLENRPVLTTRGRPFSLDSSCQRLRNFRSVSVNYHFSADEYAYEPLGLPGRVFVGKVPEWTPDVRYFNDYEYPRVDHAKYYDVRGTIALPIFERHDRSCLGVVELVTTIQKINYGYDVESICNALQSVDLRSSEVSTFRSKKVSNNSYRTVIPEIQRVLRAVCDNHRLPLAQTWISCIQQGKRGSRHSDETYKDCISTVDDACYVRNPSMLGFHEACAEHHLFRGQGVAGRAFMTNQPCFSEDITAYDKVVYPLSHHAKLFNLKAAVAIRLRSIHTGNADFVLEFFLPVDCVGSEEQKLILNSLSITIQQVCQSLRVVTANELEAEALLYELTPTYPTPTDMLFERVEPNDESNIVPVGTPTIGVFGEDSSWITTFTDSQKRGGGNFEISNNSVMTEWGRSEMVLPAGKIFSELKQHREDSLKNSADHTSAFVRKTSFLNLEKSTEKRRSKTEKAIGLQDIQKHFAGCLKDAARSLGVCPTTLKRICRQHGISRWPSRKIKKVGHSLKKLQVVIDSVHGAEGAFQFSSLYENFTKGAWSDKDLMGTTSYSTVLKQNDQPESSNTKQQQEIRFISHTSGSNSLSFSSCTQSSTSSLGCSSGLEQHANTSELTIKQETSVEENQAGMFKKSRSLELQGSAKDTPVPLARSQSHAENLSILQNRHDSLKIKAIYGEDKVIFRLQPNWGFEDLKQEIMRRFNIANSIPVDLKYLDEDSEWILLTCDADLQECVDVYKSLNAHTVKILVYHNAELNMRSFFGQTGLS